The window TCTTGTCTTGCTtgaccaacagcagccacgtTCGCCCCTGTCTTGCGCCAAACACCTGTGTAAACACTTCTTGCTAACCGCTTTCTCTTCTCAGTATCTATTTCTTCAGTCGTAATAACTAGCCCCAGAAAACGCACTTCAATAAACATAGTCCCGAATGCATATCCTGCGACCAGAATATCCGCAATGCGGCCGTCTGGCGACAATGGTCCTGTCGATTTTGTCCTGGTTCGCGCCCCTTTTCCATGATATAAGCTTGCCATGATGGACTTGGCTGACTTGGGTTTGCCTATAGGACCCAGAATCGATCAGCTCTGCAGCCGGTCCGGCCTTCTTGTTGAAGCTCAACAACGAAGACGACCTcgtcttcaccttcaccttCGTCCTCCGCAGATCGCAGCAGCTCGTTCGAAGTCCCTCAAGAAGTGCTGATACCGTAGCTCCTGTCGATACAAACATCCAAGGGCTTACCTTTGTGTATGCTCCAACGGCCCGCGAAGTTGAGAACTTGGTTACTCGAGAATTCCACGCCGATCCAAACCTGCACAAGAACCCCAATGTCGAGCTTGTTGGAACATATTCAACAGAGGGAAGTCCCTCGGTAACATTTGACTGGACTTGGAAATGGAAGCCACCAAAGCACAACGAGGATAAAGGAGGCGGTTGGCGAAACTCATGCACTGTTCGTGCTCTCACAACGCTTTGCCATATTGGAAGGTGCTAACGAGGCTCCCCTAGTTTGTCGAGTACGACCAGCGCGCACACCGACTGGAACCCCTGGCTATATTTTCTTTCTACGTGGCCAGTAAGTCTTATGTTTTCGCGGTATCATTTCTATCACGGGGCCGCGGCTTACATCTCCAGACACATCGCCTTACCTGAGCcaaccaagctcaccaaTACCACCCATTCTGCTGAGCGCTCCACCAAAGGTCCGCGTAGTGTCTTCACAATCGGTCGAAGCTCGAATCAGTCCAGTGCCGGAGCTCGAAGAGCTAGTCTCTCCACTCACCATATCTCATGAACCGTTGCCTGCGCCTTCTccggcaccaacccaacAAAAGGAGCAAATCAAGGTCGACTGCCCACGCCCCGGTGAGGATATGTCAGTTTCCGATGATGGTCCCGTTTTCCGAGCAACCATGAAGGCTCTCGAGCAAAAGACAGGCAATATGCGATCACAGATGAAGCGTTTGATTAAGAAAGCCGAAAATGTCCATGCTGCGCAACTGGAGGCCAACGATGCATTTGCGGCTTTCATGGAAGCCTTGAAAGACGTGTCCTCAACCAACGCAAACGCCGTCAAGCCAGCCATTGAGCACTACTTTGACAAGATCGCCCGCGAGATTCTATCATATGAGCGGCAGAACACGGCGAATATACAAAGGATTGTGATTGAACCGATGAGCAAGTTATACCAGATCGACATCAAACAGGCCGAATCCAAGAAGCGGGATTTCGAAGAGGAAAGTAAAGACTTTTACGCCTATGTCAGCCGCTACCTCGGCCAGAGACACGACTCCGTCAAGGCGAAACAGAGCGACACCAAGTACCAGACCAAACGGAAGAACTTCGAACTAAAACGTTTTGACTATTCCTCGTTTATGCAGGATCTATCTGGCGGGCGCAAGGAACAGGAAATTCTTTCGCATCTTACCAAATATGCCGATGCCCAGGCCAGGTGCTTTCTCAACACTTCAAAGAAGATTGAAGACTTACTGCCACAGCTCGAAGCACTATCCACCGAAGTTTTGGAGGCGGATAAGGAGTATCAGTATCAGCGCCGGGAAcgcgaggagaagagaagactGCTCGAGAAGAGCAATCTCAACTACAATGAACCAGACATTCAACCTCCGCTCACCTCAGCCGGGCCGCGAGAGGGGGGTGCTCCCAATGGAAACCCAGCCAATTCTGACTCTGAACTCGGTCGTGCGAATAGTACCGGCTCCCAGCTCAAACCAGCCTCGTCAGGAAACATGGGTGCCTCTCCTGCGGACCTGACGAGGTCTCCTGGGAGCCTGACGCAACATGTCGTGGGTAGCCCCCAACAAAATGCTAAATTCAAGGGAATCCGCGACCTTGAGGAACGCGACCCTGGGCACATAGCGCAGCTTGAAAAGGAGACCTCCAACCGCAAGGAAGGCCTCCTGTGGGCCTTGAACAGGCCAGGTGGACATGTAGATCCACGAAATCTCAACAAGCAGGGCTGGCACAAGTACGTTGACCCACACTATCCCATCAATATTACAATACACTGACACTCTCCGAGATTCTGGATTGTCCTGGACCAAGGCAAGTTGTCCGAGTATAGCAACTGGAAACAGAGGCTTGACCTCCACATGGATCCGATCGATTTGCGTCTGGCATCAGTACGAGAGGCAAGGAATGCGGAACGCCGGTTCTGCTTCGAAGTCATCACGCCACATTTCAAGCGCGTTTATCAAGCAACATCTGAAGAAGATATGAATAGTTGGATCATGGCTATCAATAATGCATTACAGAGCGCTGTTGAAGGTCGCTCTTTTAAGGACAGaccgccatcaacagccCCCGGCGACTCGAGCTTCAGCGGTATGGACTTTGGCTCGATGTTTGTTGGCAAAAGTCCGTCCCTCTCGCACGGCAACCATCACAACTCTGGGGGGATCCCAACCCGGCGCACGACTGTCGGCGCCCGCCCAGCGACGGcgcgcagcagcagctttgAGGAACGGCCAGACAGGCTCCTCCAGCTACTCCGGGACAACGATCAGGGCAACTCGTGGTGTGCCGACTGCGGTTCGAGCAACAAGGTCGAATGGGTCTCGCTCAACCTGGCAATCATTGTTTGCATCGAGTGCAGCGGCATCCACCGGTCCCTCGGGACGCACATCAGCAAGATTCGATCCCTCACCCTTGACACCACCTCGTTCACGCCCGACATTATCGAGCTGCTGTTTCTTGTAGGCAACAGGGTGTCCAACATGGTGTTTGAAGCCAAGCTGGACCCTGCCATGAAACTCACCGCCCAGGCGACCCGTGAGCAGAGACTCAAGTTCATCACGTCAAAATACGTCGACAGGGCGTTTGTCGAGCCCATTTCCACCACGCTGTCACGCTTCGCCACGGCAGACGAGACGCTCTTGGCTGCGATCAAGAGGAACGAAATCCAGCAGGTCATTTACGCCCTTGCCCTCAAGGCTAACCCGAACGTCACGGACAAGTCCCGCGGCACGCACGCGGTGTATCtggcgttggcggcggcTGACCCAGCGCCAATGTCGCCGCCTGTCACGCCTGGTCCGTCACCGACGGTGGACAAGCTTATCCCGTTCCCCATCGCGGAGCTGCTTGTGCAGAACGGGGCCGAGATTCCGGCGGAGATGCCCCAGATTCCACTGAGCCATGCTGCGCAGGGGTATATTGAgctgaagagggggaggaaggcggcgATTGAGGCTTCGGGGGCaggaggggcaggagggGGGTCGtatgatggggttggttcCTTGCCGGCGGGGTCGACATTGAGCCCGGGGGATAAGCTGCaaagggagagggaggcgaggctGCAGAAGAGGGTAAGcgcgggggggaggttggcgaagaGCCCGATCCCGGAACGATAGGGTGCCtgtggggttgtggtgatgcctttttgggggatggtggggagggagagggagagggagaagaagggggtgagtGAGTAGGGCAGGGGGGGATATTGATTATTTTTTTAATGGGTTTATGATGTGATTGATTGGGACACATAGGGGCGGGGGTAGTTTGGAAAGTAGGGCGTTGAGAGGtagtttttttcttttttactTCTTGTGTTGTAATGGTCTTTTGagttgtttttcttcttcttacAAAGCATGAagtttttttgttgttgttaatGACTGGTATAGTATTGGGTGCTCTGGGTGGATGTTTGATACTGGGAGTAggagtgggttggtgggatgtggttgtaggTAGTTTGAAAAGAGAGATAATGTTTTGTTATGAGTTTTTGGTATTTGCTTTTATTTTCTTGCATTTATCATGGGTACCTACTATGAGTTATTTTGCGTTGATTACGGATGGAAGTGAAGATTGGGATATTTGGGTGGGGGGCTTGTTTACTGTTATGATTTTTGTAGTGATGAGCGGGGCGGTGTTTTGGcctttttgtttgttggagGCATGCGCGTGTATCTATATATCCATCTAGCTGGCGAGCATAAGGAGGACTGaggttctttttttttgggtaaGGTagttggttgggtttgaagaggttgaagaacAAAGCACAGGAATCTGACATTCAACAACTTCGTCTGAACTACTCATACTTTATATGCGTGTCCGTCATTGAAAACACCTCAAAGAAGGGAGACTATCGGGGGCGAGCTTACAAACTGAATGTCTCGAGTATGGAACACGGTAATCAAGGGGCAAACCCACCAGGGCCAGTAGTCAGACTGGCTGTATCTCTCTGAACCAGGCGTCAAACTTGTCGGTTTCCATTTAGCAAACAACcaatcctcttccccttctcctgaCCAAAGCAGCATGACTcacatccatctccaacattgCCCAGTTTGTGAGGGGAGAAAATCAAAAAAAATCAGCAGGAACACTCCCAACACGAGAACAGTCAAgtgacaccatcaccacccttccCAACTAAAAAGTTATGAGAAATGATGTCACCCTCTGTAAAGGAGGTCTTGTATAATCCTATCCTACTTGTACTACCAcccaaaaacacacaaacATCTTGCCACTTCTATGGATAGAAACAGTCAACTTTAGCCGCTATCTAATATAATATTATGAATATCCCTTCTGCCTGTCTGGCTGTCCCATCACTATGCACTCGCACCCATAATGTAAACTTTTTTGTTGATTCGCCCGGGTGTCTCGCTGAGAAAAAACGACAAACTAATAACTGAACAGCAGTGACTAAGAACAAGGGCCTCGGCCCCCAGTGATAGGAAATATGAAAACTGATACAAAACTCCAAGAATCAGAAAACCCATCTCCTTTCCTCCATCCTATCCCATCATCCCTTGCAGAACAGATATCAAAAGCAGACATTTGTTGGCCGACACGCCAACCATGTAGAGATATAAACCCAACCCTGAAAACTCCTTGTAAAAACATATATGAAAACGCGATCAGACGTGATCCACACCTGCGCTGTGCTGTTCGTCCGAACCCTCTGTGTAATCCCACACCTAAAATATTAAGCATATCCTCATtccttccatcccatctctaGCCTAGTAGCTTACTTTGCCCCGTTAGCCTTCCCCTTCGCCTTCGGTTTGTTGGTAATATCATTCACGGAATACCGGCTATCACCGTCATCCCCAAAAAGCACCTGGTCGCCCTTTCCTCCTAGTTGGGAAAACTCATCCGGGTCTCTGGCATCGTCTGGTCTGGGCTCCTTCTTGGGTGTGGTTTCTGGGTTCTTGGTATAGACCTTGACGTCGGGCTTGTCGCCCCCTGGGATCTGGTTGACAACTTGAACAGTGTTAATCGAGGCTAACAATGTCCGCTCTCTCTGGACACCGCGGCGCGTAACGTCCAAGCCCTGGATGCCGCTGACAAGACCATTAGTGCTGTCATTGACACCAGGTGTCTTCATTGTCATCCAGGGATGAGCCAGGCACTGATCTATTGTGAAACGCTTCTCTGGGTTGACGACTAGCATGGAGTCGATGAGATCCACTACACAGTTGTTAGTCCATCCTATCCAACTATTTGTTATACAGGGAAATGGCTACTTACAAGCAGGATCACCAACTGGGTCCCAGTAGGGTGATGGGTAGTCGAATTTCCCTTTCCTGATCTGCTCAGACAGCGAGTATGGGAATGCAGCACTGGTGAGTTCGTCCGAAAATGGGGGGAAGCCGCACAGGCAGATATAAAGCACCACACCTAGTGACCAGATGTCAACAGCCTTGGTGTACTTGCGGTTCCGGGTATCTGCTAGGATCTCTGGTGCCACATAGCTGGGCGTCCCACAGAGTGTTGTCGTGAAAGATTCCTCTCCGATGATCTTGGCCAACCCAAAATCTGCCAACTTGACGTGCAAGTCACGGTCCACCAAAAGAATGTTCTCTGGCTTGATGTCTCTGTGCACAATGTTCCGATCGTGCAAATACTTGACACCCTGAAACAATTGGGTGAACAGCTTCCGGCATTCGGACTCGCTCAgtttctgcttcttcacAATGTAGTTGAACAGCTCTCCTTCCGGCGCAAGCTCCAGCACCAGATAGACGGCATTGGGTTCGTTGAAGGTGTCCTTGAGACATAGAACATTCGGGTGGCTAACACCCATGAGCATCGCAATTTCTTGCTGGAGGCCTTCGTTTTTCGATCGCTCTTCCACCCCTGGCGTCTTGGTGAAGACTTTGACAGCATAGCGCTGCCCTGTGGATTTCTCAATGCAGAGATATACTTCGGCAAAATGGCCCTTTCCCAGCTTCTCGATGGGCGTGTATTGCTGTAAGAAGGCATTGGCATGTCGGTTTTTGGGATACCGGAAAATGAACCTGGCCTTGTCCATGACAGCAATTTCGTCATACTCCTTAAGCTCACGCCGTTGGTTCCGCCCAACGAGCTGATCATTGACGTATGTGCCATTGCTGGAAAGATCCTCGATAATCACAACTGTGTCGTTTCCCTTGTGTTCCGTAAACAAAAGACAATGACGGTTCGAAACTATCGGATCATCAACTTGGATGTCTACTGACTGTCAGTCTTACCGCCTTCCACAGTAGTAGCTGTGCGTTGGAAACCTACCGCATTCGGGGTGTCTCCCAATGAGATAACCGCCAGAGGAGAGCCCTTTCCCTGACTTCTGCTTCTGATCGAAAGCCTCCTGCTCTTTGAGAAGAGCCCCCCTGCCCTTTCTAGCAGGCTGTTTTGCCCCGGAGACGGCGCCGGCCACGGTTTCTGAAGGAGGGCAagaccccctcttcctcatcaccacacaGGTGCCTCCGTAACGGGTGTCCATAGGAAGTAGGTATCCCCAGACCCCTTCCTTTacctcatcttccacctcATCGGAGAGCGGTGCGTTGGGGTCTACGTGTGTCTGACTGAACGCTTGCGTgtcttggggaggagaaCTGAGGGCCGCCACTTGAGAATGCATGTACTCGTCGCGACGCTGGGAGACGCGGCCCTCTGAAGGTGTCGCCGTGGCTTCCTTGGCAAACTCATCGGTTCCTTCGCTCGTCAAATGTGTCACGGGTGATGGAAGATgctgtttgttgatgacTGGTGTCTTGACCAGGTCGTTGTCGGTGCGCTGCGAAAGTCGCTCGGACCGGCGGGGCTTCTTGAATGATT is drawn from Podospora pseudocomata strain CBS 415.72m chromosome 1 map unlocalized CBS415.72m_1, whole genome shotgun sequence and contains these coding sequences:
- the DUN1 gene encoding serine/threonine protein kinase (COG:T; EggNog:ENOG503NVP1), whose translation is MYPLSMASLSYIDMFRRLISLLLQGSTGDDAPSESFKKPRRSERLSQRTDNDLVKTPVINKQHLPSPVTHLTSEGTDEFAKEATATPSEGRVSQRRDEYMHSQVAALSSPPQDTQAFSQTHVDPNAPLSDEVEDEVKEGVWGYLLPMDTRYGGTCVVMRKRGSCPPSETVAGAVSGAKQPARKGRGALLKEQEAFDQKQKSGKGLSSGGYLIGRHPECDIQVDDPIVSNRHCLLFTEHKGNDTVVIIEDLSSNGTYVNDQLVGRNQRRELKEYDEIAVMDKARFIFRYPKNRHANAFLQQYTPIEKLGKGHFAEVYLCIEKSTGQRYAVKVFTKTPGVEERSKNEGLQQEIAMLMGVSHPNVLCLKDTFNEPNAVYLVLELAPEGELFNYIVKKQKLSESECRKLFTQLFQGVKYLHDRNIVHRDIKPENILLVDRDLHVKLADFGLAKIIGEESFTTTLCGTPSYVAPEILADTRNRKYTKAVDIWSLGVVLYICLCGFPPFSDELTSAAFPYSLSEQIRKGKFDYPSPYWDPVGDPALDLIDSMLVVNPEKRFTIDQCLAHPWMTMKTPGVNDSTNGLVSGIQGLDVTRRGVQRERTLLASINTVQVVNQIPGGDKPDVKVYTKNPETTPKKEPRPDDARDPDEFSQLGGKGDQVLFGDDGDSRYSVNDITNKPKAKGKANGAK
- the AGE1 gene encoding GTPase activating protein (COG:T; EggNog:ENOG503Q39B), translated to MGNVSSSPEEGASLYLRDQNRLSISSVVITSPRKRTSINIVPNAYPATRISAMRPSGDNGPVDFVLDPESISSAAGPAFLLKLNNEDDLVFTFTFVLRRSQQLVRSPSRSADTVAPVDTNIQGLTFVYAPTAREVENLVTREFHADPNLHKNPNVELVGTYSTEGSPSVTFDWTWKWKPPKHNEDKGGGWRNSCTFVEYDQRAHRLEPLAIFSFYVANTSPYLSQPSSPIPPILLSAPPKVRVVSSQSVEARISPVPELEELVSPLTISHEPLPAPSPAPTQQKEQIKVDCPRPGEDMSVSDDGPVFRATMKALEQKTGNMRSQMKRLIKKAENVHAAQLEANDAFAAFMEALKDVSSTNANAVKPAIEHYFDKIAREILSYERQNTANIQRIVIEPMSKLYQIDIKQAESKKRDFEEESKDFYAYVSRYLGQRHDSVKAKQSDTKYQTKRKNFELKRFDYSSFMQDLSGGRKEQEILSHLTKYADAQARCFLNTSKKIEDLLPQLEALSTEVLEADKEYQYQRREREEKRRLLEKSNLNYNEPDIQPPLTSAGPREGGAPNGNPANSDSELGRANSTGSQLKPASSGNMGASPADLTRSPGSLTQHVVGSPQQNAKFKGIRDLEERDPGHIAQLEKETSNRKEGLLWALNRPGGHVDPRNLNKQGWHKFWIVLDQGKLSEYSNWKQRLDLHMDPIDLRLASVREARNAERRFCFEVITPHFKRVYQATSEEDMNSWIMAINNALQSAVEGRSFKDRPPSTAPGDSSFSGMDFGSMFVGKSPSLSHGNHHNSGGIPTRRTTVGARPATARSSSFEERPDRLLQLLRDNDQGNSWCADCGSSNKVEWVSLNLAIIVCIECSGIHRSLGTHISKIRSLTLDTTSFTPDIIELLFLVGNRVSNMVFEAKLDPAMKLTAQATREQRLKFITSKYVDRAFVEPISTTLSRFATADETLLAAIKRNEIQQVIYALALKANPNVTDKSRGTHAVYLALAAADPAPMSPPVTPGPSPTVDKLIPFPIAELLVQNGAEIPAEMPQIPLSHAAQGYIELKRGRKAAIEASGAGGAGGGSYDGVGSLPAGSTLSPGDKLQREREARLQKRVSAGGRLAKSPIPER